A DNA window from uncultured Methanoregula sp. contains the following coding sequences:
- a CDS encoding sodium:solute symporter family protein, whose protein sequence is MAVDMITVIVVALYFILMLGIGFWASKKIKNTEDYLVAGRQLGFWVFVLLMIGTVCSGMSLLGVAGLGYKAGWPTIWEQIFVPLSIGICIIFFGVKLHNVAKSAGYITVQDYLAHRYQSPTALRTLSAVAGIIVSLIYLVGQYTAISMVLIWLFGIPLWLALVIATLVTMAYTAIGGLYAVAWASLVQSVTLIIGVLVMAPIIIWKAGGFTQVNEFIASVNPNLVMPWNPVGAFAPGYVVSFALLLGLGLACAPHVINNVLSIKDVKYFKWSPLIAFLIYGVVIFLLKFAGFAGLALVKGGEIAARTGVANPTDYVILDALQASLPTVALWAIFAVIVLAAVMSTTDRLMLTIGAMFSWDIYKKVLKPDADDKSVLLLSKIVVVVSAIGTMIIAINPPEMLAILIWMGIGTMLATFAVPLLAGLYWRGATREGALASMALGLIASLAFGFLNYFKINALGIDFAAIPLHFSAYAFVVSLLAMIIVSLLTKKTEDKILDETQTGWYISRQ, encoded by the coding sequence ATGGCCGTTGATATGATCACGGTAATTGTCGTAGCGCTCTATTTTATTCTGATGCTCGGCATCGGGTTCTGGGCAAGCAAAAAGATCAAGAATACGGAAGACTACCTGGTTGCCGGCCGGCAGCTCGGGTTCTGGGTCTTTGTTCTTCTGATGATAGGAACCGTCTGCTCGGGCATGTCGCTCCTTGGGGTAGCGGGCCTCGGGTACAAAGCCGGGTGGCCCACGATCTGGGAGCAGATCTTTGTCCCGCTCTCGATTGGCATCTGCATCATCTTCTTCGGGGTCAAGCTCCACAATGTTGCAAAATCTGCAGGATACATCACGGTGCAGGATTATCTCGCCCACCGGTACCAGAGCCCGACTGCGCTGCGGACACTCTCGGCTGTCGCGGGAATCATCGTTTCGCTCATCTACCTGGTCGGCCAGTACACCGCAATCTCGATGGTGCTCATCTGGCTTTTCGGCATCCCGCTCTGGCTTGCGCTCGTGATTGCAACGCTCGTCACCATGGCATACACGGCAATCGGCGGCCTGTATGCAGTAGCTTGGGCATCCCTTGTCCAGTCGGTCACGCTGATCATCGGCGTCCTTGTGATGGCCCCCATCATCATCTGGAAAGCAGGAGGATTCACGCAGGTCAATGAATTCATCGCATCGGTTAACCCGAACCTGGTCATGCCATGGAACCCGGTCGGGGCATTTGCTCCAGGATACGTGGTATCCTTTGCGCTCCTCCTCGGTCTCGGGCTTGCCTGCGCCCCGCATGTCATCAATAACGTGCTCTCAATAAAGGATGTGAAATATTTCAAGTGGTCGCCACTGATTGCATTCCTCATCTACGGTGTGGTCATCTTCCTCCTGAAATTCGCCGGCTTTGCCGGTCTTGCCCTGGTCAAGGGCGGCGAGATTGCTGCTCGGACCGGTGTCGCGAACCCGACCGATTATGTTATTCTCGATGCCCTCCAGGCTTCACTGCCAACCGTGGCGCTCTGGGCAATCTTTGCCGTGATCGTGCTTGCCGCAGTCATGTCCACGACCGACCGGCTCATGCTGACCATCGGGGCCATGTTCTCCTGGGATATCTACAAGAAAGTCTTGAAACCGGATGCCGATGACAAAAGCGTTCTCCTCCTCTCCAAGATAGTCGTCGTTGTCTCGGCCATCGGCACCATGATCATTGCCATCAACCCGCCCGAGATGCTCGCCATCCTGATCTGGATGGGCATCGGGACCATGCTTGCCACGTTCGCAGTCCCGCTCCTCGCCGGCCTGTACTGGCGGGGTGCAACAAGGGAAGGCGCTCTTGCCAGCATGGCGCTTGGACTCATCGCTTCCCTTGCATTCGGATTCCTCAACTACTTCAAGATCAATGCACTGGGCATAGACTTTGCAGCAATCCCGCTCCACTTCTCGGCATATGCGTTTGTCGTCTCACTCCTCGCCATGATTATCGTGAGCCTTCTCACGAAAAAGACCGAAGATAAGATCCTGGACGAGACCCAGACCGGCTGGTACATTTCCCGCCAGTAA
- a CDS encoding glycosyltransferase: MISVIIPTFNEEENIAQCLVSLCHQTLPRNEYEIIVVDGGSKDATCEIAGKYADKVFTQTSRKVGGARNDGVKVAKGDIIATTDADCILPRDWIQRIGEDFKNPAVVQLYGPVYPIEEGLGNKFSLFLANTFSRIGYYSRTFYYTLGCNTAFRKDAFEKAGMYRCIDAGDDLEIAMRLKDLGKIRFDGRLRVGFSMRRYQKFGTFQSIYEWIYIVADGGENDKYSYTQKEYK; encoded by the coding sequence ATGATCTCGGTCATCATCCCCACCTTCAATGAAGAAGAAAATATCGCCCAGTGCCTGGTCTCGCTCTGCCACCAGACCCTCCCAAGGAACGAGTACGAGATCATTGTCGTGGATGGCGGGTCCAAGGATGCCACCTGCGAGATTGCCGGAAAGTATGCCGACAAGGTCTTTACCCAGACAAGCAGGAAAGTCGGAGGTGCCCGGAACGACGGCGTTAAAGTGGCAAAAGGGGATATCATCGCAACAACCGATGCCGACTGCATCCTCCCGCGGGACTGGATACAGCGGATCGGTGAGGATTTCAAAAACCCTGCAGTGGTCCAGCTCTACGGCCCGGTGTACCCCATCGAAGAAGGGCTCGGCAATAAGTTCTCGCTTTTCCTTGCAAACACGTTCTCCCGAATCGGTTACTACAGCCGCACGTTCTATTACACGCTCGGGTGCAACACCGCATTCCGGAAAGATGCTTTTGAAAAAGCCGGCATGTACCGCTGTATCGATGCCGGGGACGACCTTGAGATCGCCATGCGGCTCAAGGATCTCGGGAAGATCCGGTTCGATGGCAGACTCAGGGTTGGGTTCTCGATGCGGAGATATCAGAAGTTCGGGACATTCCAGTCCATCTACGAATGGATCTACATCGTTGCCGATGGCGGGGAGAACGACAAATACTCGTATACCCAGAAAGAATACAAATAA
- a CDS encoding DUF2148 domain-containing protein has translation MTEIKRAVLAVADLMALAARTAPKGKGVDTLVLKVLSGKDLGVLSSHMEKIGRERNIGFFLRDAKNMAASDACLLIGAAGMNTVGVNCGACGYATCAELEEVCRKRTRAPGSYAGPNCAVRMADLGIAVGSAVKTAQIHNVDNRIMYSGGVSAVDMGLLGEECTVAYAIPLSATGKNIFFDRVSGK, from the coding sequence ATGACAGAAATAAAACGTGCTGTCCTTGCGGTGGCCGACTTAATGGCACTTGCGGCCCGGACCGCCCCCAAAGGAAAGGGTGTTGATACACTGGTCCTGAAAGTTCTTTCCGGAAAAGATCTTGGAGTGCTCTCTTCCCACATGGAGAAAATTGGCAGGGAGAGAAATATCGGGTTCTTTCTGCGGGATGCAAAGAATATGGCCGCCTCGGATGCCTGCCTCCTTATCGGAGCTGCCGGGATGAATACGGTGGGTGTCAATTGCGGGGCCTGCGGGTATGCAACCTGTGCCGAACTGGAAGAAGTGTGCCGCAAAAGAACGCGTGCACCAGGCAGTTATGCCGGACCCAATTGTGCAGTCCGTATGGCGGATCTCGGGATCGCGGTCGGTTCAGCAGTGAAAACCGCACAGATCCATAATGTGGACAACCGGATCATGTACTCCGGGGGAGTATCTGCCGTTGACATGGGGCTCCTGGGAGAGGAATGCACAGTCGCGTATGCTATCCCGCTCTCTGCGACCGGGAAGAATATCTTCTTCGACCGGGTTTCAGGGAAATAA
- a CDS encoding ROK family protein: MAPDDTPAHTRTAIAVDLGATNLRVGLVSGTGQVEELGRSEIPRNPTDAGIITDRIIRTIRSLIRDRDLNSFAGIGIGAAGPVDKSRTTILHPPNIPLDSIPLTGPIAAEFDLPVHLVNDCAAGLLGEAYFGEGKKEWVKNLVYVTISTGIGAGIIANGRIISGRDGNAGEIGHLFVDNEYNLACGCGGKGHWEGYASGRFLPRFYREWQKKKGIDPGDLPLYSAGDIFASIRESRDPAGNEFIQELGRINARGISDIIVAYDPDMIVLDGSVVQKNPDLILPPIEEYADRYLRRPRLAVSSLGGSAPLLGASVIARGYDTRFGLLE, translated from the coding sequence ATGGCACCCGATGATACTCCCGCACATACCAGAACCGCAATTGCCGTTGACCTGGGGGCAACCAATCTCCGGGTCGGGCTCGTATCCGGTACCGGGCAGGTTGAAGAACTGGGCAGATCAGAAATTCCCCGCAATCCCACAGACGCCGGGATCATAACCGATCGGATAATACGAACAATCCGTTCCCTGATCCGTGACCGGGATCTCAACTCATTTGCCGGTATAGGCATCGGTGCAGCCGGGCCGGTGGACAAGTCCCGCACCACGATCCTGCATCCCCCGAATATCCCCCTTGATAGCATCCCCCTTACAGGACCCATTGCAGCAGAATTCGACCTTCCGGTCCACCTGGTCAACGACTGCGCTGCAGGCCTTCTGGGCGAGGCATATTTCGGAGAAGGGAAAAAAGAATGGGTAAAAAACCTGGTGTACGTGACAATCTCAACGGGTATCGGTGCCGGGATCATTGCAAACGGGAGGATCATCTCCGGCAGGGACGGGAATGCCGGAGAGATCGGCCACCTTTTTGTGGACAATGAATACAACCTTGCCTGCGGGTGCGGAGGAAAAGGACACTGGGAAGGATATGCTTCCGGCCGGTTTCTTCCCAGGTTCTACCGGGAATGGCAGAAAAAGAAAGGAATTGATCCTGGGGATTTGCCGCTGTATTCTGCCGGGGATATCTTTGCCAGCATACGGGAGAGCCGCGACCCGGCCGGGAACGAGTTCATCCAGGAGCTCGGGAGGATCAATGCCCGGGGTATTTCCGACATTATTGTTGCGTATGATCCGGACATGATTGTCCTTGACGGATCCGTTGTCCAGAAGAACCCGGACCTGATACTCCCGCCAATCGAAGAATATGCGGACCGGTACTTGCGGAGACCACGCCTGGCCGTGAGCAGTCTTGGGGGTTCTGCCCCGCTCCTTGGCGCATCGGTCATTGCCCGGGGATACGACACCCGGTTCGGGCTGCTGGAATAA
- a CDS encoding PaaI family thioesterase produces the protein MPASNRTAEEIIADNIAAFNESDFARLLNMTVITAHDGYAEVEMDCTGKMNPHGVAHGGAIFSVADHAFGIAANCAGTDRVAVSVHIQYIAPAKGRLVAKAKKIADNGKYSTFQILVYDDERLVADFEGVSLQVSPRVNGA, from the coding sequence ATGCCAGCGTCCAATAGAACCGCAGAGGAAATTATTGCAGACAATATCGCTGCATTCAACGAGAGCGACTTTGCCCGGCTCCTCAACATGACGGTCATAACAGCACATGACGGATATGCGGAAGTTGAGATGGACTGCACGGGAAAGATGAACCCGCATGGCGTGGCGCATGGGGGTGCGATCTTTTCTGTTGCCGACCATGCGTTCGGGATTGCAGCCAACTGTGCCGGAACAGACCGGGTGGCAGTCTCGGTCCACATCCAGTACATTGCCCCGGCAAAAGGAAGACTGGTTGCAAAAGCGAAGAAAATCGCCGACAATGGGAAATATTCCACGTTCCAGATTCTCGTGTACGATGACGAACGGCTCGTTGCCGATTTCGAAGGGGTCTCGCTCCAGGTAAGCCCGCGGGTGAACGGCGCCTGA
- a CDS encoding YqhA family protein — protein sequence MINRFFSLRYISLIAVVSLFVGAVLMFIIGALRTLNSVLVLLLDRGLFSIPEHLDRGSVVSITLVQSVDSFLFALVLLIFSMGIYNLFINSPDDIRKQNLPNWLRINSIAELKTILLQVIIVILAVNVLEHVIIVGSDALKWETLIIPISIVCLAAALLMMHAVPAGYKE from the coding sequence ATGATAAACCGGTTCTTTTCCCTGCGGTATATCAGCCTCATTGCGGTTGTGTCCCTGTTTGTCGGGGCTGTCCTGATGTTCATCATAGGTGCCCTGCGAACCCTTAACAGCGTCCTTGTCCTGCTGCTTGACAGGGGGCTGTTCAGTATCCCGGAACATCTCGACCGGGGCTCGGTAGTTTCCATCACGCTGGTCCAGTCGGTGGATTCGTTCCTCTTTGCTCTTGTTCTCCTCATCTTCTCCATGGGTATTTACAATCTTTTCATCAACAGCCCGGATGATATCAGGAAGCAGAATCTTCCAAACTGGCTCCGCATCAACAGTATAGCCGAACTCAAGACAATTCTCCTCCAGGTAATTATTGTCATTCTTGCGGTAAATGTGCTCGAACACGTCATCATTGTCGGATCGGATGCCCTGAAATGGGAGACCCTGATAATCCCCATCTCAATTGTCTGTCTGGCAGCAGCGCTCCTGATGATGCACGCAGTTCCTGCCGGGTATAAAGAATAA
- a CDS encoding GHMP kinase codes for MPIMKIRGGDLDLVEYDFKTFAPGKDLKTLGLEKETFALEPVTGTVHVKAPARIHLTVLDMNRFAPDHPGGGGIGFAIRCYCTAEVTCTKKGIEIDYNRAVIVENFVAVFKKAVGYQGGFRIRVTDHEYKHVGLGSTSTVMIAVATALNEAVGSPLSNEQLRKLIGHNYVEETADGSIAFGFETGVGPAASTFGGMAVMGDELTLVYHHSFAEKKNVYIIIPPTTISSAGTQEFDLLMNRARTLDYRDRELKAYLFVMDLIPALEEDNLPKIGNVIWEIEFRGSKRAEVEHHTFEIYHYMSILREAGLEFVGMSSVGPSIAVVTDLDKKQLEKILKPHGLKIAIATGVDNQGLVITRQP; via the coding sequence ATGCCGATCATGAAGATCCGCGGAGGGGATCTTGACCTCGTGGAATACGATTTCAAGACCTTCGCACCCGGAAAAGATTTAAAAACACTCGGGCTTGAGAAAGAGACATTCGCTCTTGAACCGGTGACTGGAACGGTCCATGTAAAAGCCCCCGCCCGGATCCATCTCACGGTCCTCGACATGAACCGTTTTGCTCCGGACCACCCCGGAGGGGGAGGTATCGGGTTTGCCATCCGGTGCTATTGCACTGCGGAAGTCACCTGTACAAAAAAAGGCATCGAGATCGATTACAACCGTGCAGTGATCGTGGAGAACTTTGTCGCAGTCTTCAAAAAGGCGGTGGGATACCAGGGGGGGTTCCGTATCCGGGTGACTGATCACGAATATAAGCATGTCGGACTCGGATCAACGAGCACCGTGATGATTGCGGTTGCAACCGCACTCAATGAAGCTGTGGGCTCCCCGCTCTCCAATGAACAGCTCCGCAAGCTGATCGGCCACAATTACGTCGAGGAGACAGCCGACGGTTCCATTGCCTTTGGATTTGAAACAGGAGTGGGCCCGGCAGCCAGCACGTTCGGGGGAATGGCAGTCATGGGAGACGAACTGACCCTTGTCTACCATCACTCCTTTGCTGAAAAAAAGAATGTGTACATCATCATCCCCCCCACAACAATCTCTTCGGCCGGCACCCAGGAGTTCGATCTTTTGATGAACCGGGCCAGGACGCTGGATTACCGCGACCGGGAGCTCAAGGCCTATCTTTTTGTAATGGACCTGATACCAGCTCTTGAAGAGGACAACCTGCCAAAGATAGGCAATGTCATCTGGGAGATCGAGTTCCGGGGATCGAAGCGGGCCGAAGTGGAACACCACACGTTCGAGATTTACCACTACATGAGCATTCTGCGGGAGGCAGGACTCGAATTTGTTGGCATGAGTTCAGTAGGTCCGTCCATTGCGGTTGTAACGGATCTTGACAAAAAGCAGCTTGAAAAGATCCTAAAACCCCATGGCCTTAAAATCGCCATAGCCACCGGGGTTGACAACCAGGGGCTGGTCATAACCCGCCAGCCGTGA
- a CDS encoding FAD-dependent oxidoreductase, with product MKTAILGGGLTGLTLARLLHERGDDVVVLEAETETGGLCRSRTSSGFTFDIGGSHIIFSRDTEVLSFMRRMIEENEQRNNRHTKIFYKGQYVKYPFENGLYQLPDEDRLACTFGFIRNLIAVEKGEVPLPKNFRDWIYYTFGDGIAECYLVPYNEKIWKYKTEEMSHHWVDGRIPRPPVEDIIKSAIGIDTEGYAHQAVFSYPLDGGIEALAKAIGCPVEPFIRTGFRVSSVRKSGRLWEISNGKETITADRIISTIPVQHLLPCLDNVPSRVTEACRSLKYNSLICVNVGYKAEVPEISWLYLPDPALGKTNRVSFPSSYSRHVAPDGHSAVLAEITHQPGDEVSGMTDAEITDEVVSMLQTMGIGKRDDVVFTSVERQPFAYVVYDLDYQENIAIVKEYCQLRGIPLVGRFSQFEYLNMDGCIRSVMDFIAANPKKEQ from the coding sequence GTGAAGACGGCAATTCTTGGAGGCGGACTTACCGGCCTGACTCTTGCCCGGCTCCTGCATGAACGGGGCGATGACGTTGTAGTGCTGGAGGCAGAGACAGAGACGGGGGGGCTCTGCCGGTCAAGAACCAGCAGCGGGTTTACGTTCGATATCGGCGGCTCCCACATCATCTTTTCCCGGGACACCGAAGTCCTTTCGTTCATGCGGCGGATGATTGAAGAGAACGAGCAACGGAACAACCGGCACACGAAGATCTTTTACAAAGGCCAGTATGTCAAGTACCCGTTTGAGAACGGCCTTTATCAGTTACCGGATGAAGACCGTCTGGCCTGCACGTTCGGGTTTATCAGGAACCTGATTGCGGTTGAGAAAGGCGAAGTTCCCCTCCCGAAAAATTTCAGGGATTGGATCTATTACACGTTCGGGGACGGCATAGCTGAATGCTATCTCGTGCCCTATAACGAGAAGATCTGGAAATACAAGACCGAAGAGATGTCGCACCACTGGGTTGACGGCCGGATCCCCCGGCCCCCGGTCGAGGACATCATCAAGTCTGCCATCGGGATCGATACCGAGGGCTATGCCCACCAGGCTGTCTTCTCTTACCCGCTGGATGGCGGGATAGAGGCACTGGCAAAAGCCATTGGCTGCCCGGTGGAACCGTTCATCCGCACCGGGTTCCGGGTGAGCTCCGTGAGAAAATCCGGCAGATTATGGGAGATCAGCAACGGGAAAGAAACGATCACTGCTGACCGCATTATCTCCACAATCCCGGTCCAACACCTTCTCCCCTGCCTTGATAACGTACCCTCCCGCGTAACGGAGGCCTGCCGGTCGCTGAAATACAACTCGCTTATCTGCGTGAATGTCGGGTATAAAGCAGAGGTTCCGGAGATCTCCTGGCTGTACCTGCCGGACCCTGCACTCGGCAAGACCAACCGGGTCTCGTTTCCCTCGAGTTACAGCAGGCATGTTGCCCCGGACGGGCACAGCGCCGTACTTGCCGAGATCACCCACCAGCCGGGCGACGAAGTATCCGGCATGACGGATGCAGAGATAACCGACGAAGTAGTAAGCATGCTCCAGACTATGGGTATCGGCAAGCGGGATGATGTGGTCTTCACTTCCGTTGAGCGCCAGCCGTTTGCTTATGTTGTCTACGACCTGGATTACCAGGAAAATATCGCAATTGTCAAAGAGTACTGCCAGTTACGGGGCATCCCGCTCGTTGGCCGGTTCTCCCAGTTCGAGTACCTCAACATGGACGGCTGCATCCGCAGTGTGATGGATTTTATTGCTGCAAATCCGAAAAAAGAGCAATAA
- a CDS encoding cation:proton antiporter produces MDVILAVVCLGILTILLLYAGQRFRIPSIVSFLVIGILAGPYALGIVQDQSTIETIGEIGVILLLFIIGLEFSFDKLLGAWRIVVLGGALQVLTTIVAASALMYLARGLQFQEAVFFGFLVSLSSTAIVMKILQERGDVETVPGRTLLGILIFQDLAIIPMILLTPVMMGSSSLTASSLPYEIGKVLLIFIILIVSARWIVPFALRNVTSLKSRELFIFTIAGICFAVAWLTNMAGLSYSLGAFVAGLIIGESEFSIDAVSNIIPFRDVFAAIFFMSIGMLLDTSVLLSNYEIIVTLIVIIIGVKVLTGSFSALVLGMPVRVAVFVGLALAQIGEFSFVLAKSAVGSKLIGTGPYQFFLAGAIITMAMTPFLMSTAPPLTGLLYRFFPSFCGRHEKVLLETAKQEKLSNHIVIVGYGMTGKSVALAAELSGIPFTAIDLDPEVVEREHVAGNRKNIIFGDAVHREILEHAGIREARALVIVIPEENVVPGIIHLAREISPDLYIIVRTRHVSGVRGLLDVGADEVIPEEFEASVSIFACVLAKYALTGKEIDNLTKRIRAGGYRQFNRATAPGLSAAGQLTDESGGVRIHTVTVAPDSPAAGKTLRELDATARYGVGILAIRRRDATITSLPSELLLEPGDLLVLNATDEAFKKFRVVVLTKSPADEPGPT; encoded by the coding sequence ATGGACGTAATATTAGCAGTTGTCTGCCTTGGGATTCTCACGATTCTCCTCCTGTACGCCGGGCAGCGTTTCCGGATCCCCAGTATTGTCAGTTTTCTTGTCATCGGTATTCTGGCAGGGCCCTATGCACTTGGGATCGTGCAGGACCAGTCCACGATAGAGACCATCGGGGAGATTGGCGTCATCCTCCTGCTCTTCATAATCGGACTTGAGTTCTCGTTCGACAAACTTCTCGGGGCCTGGCGGATCGTGGTACTTGGCGGTGCCCTCCAGGTGCTGACTACCATTGTCGCGGCATCTGCCCTGATGTATCTGGCGCGGGGTCTCCAGTTCCAGGAAGCCGTCTTTTTCGGTTTCCTTGTCTCACTCTCCAGCACAGCCATTGTCATGAAGATTCTCCAGGAGCGCGGGGATGTCGAGACCGTACCGGGAAGAACGCTTCTTGGGATCCTGATCTTCCAGGACCTTGCCATCATCCCGATGATCCTGCTAACCCCGGTCATGATGGGAAGCAGCAGCCTGACTGCATCCTCGCTCCCCTATGAGATAGGAAAAGTGCTCCTGATTTTTATAATCCTGATAGTGTCTGCCCGCTGGATAGTACCTTTCGCTCTTCGCAACGTGACTTCATTAAAAAGTCGGGAACTTTTCATCTTCACGATTGCCGGTATCTGTTTTGCGGTTGCATGGCTGACGAACATGGCAGGTCTCTCCTACTCCCTTGGGGCATTTGTTGCCGGGCTCATCATCGGGGAATCCGAGTTCAGCATCGACGCGGTCAGCAATATCATCCCGTTCCGCGATGTGTTCGCTGCAATTTTTTTCATGTCGATCGGCATGCTGCTTGACACTTCCGTTCTCCTGTCGAATTACGAGATCATCGTAACCCTTATTGTGATCATCATCGGCGTCAAGGTGCTGACCGGCTCCTTTTCGGCGCTCGTGCTCGGCATGCCGGTCCGGGTGGCGGTGTTTGTGGGTCTTGCGCTCGCTCAGATTGGGGAGTTCTCCTTTGTCCTGGCAAAAAGTGCAGTAGGGTCCAAGCTGATCGGGACCGGACCGTACCAGTTCTTCCTTGCAGGGGCTATCATAACCATGGCAATGACTCCGTTCCTCATGAGTACGGCTCCCCCTCTGACCGGTCTGTTGTACCGCTTCTTTCCGTCATTCTGCGGAAGGCATGAGAAGGTACTTTTGGAAACTGCCAAACAGGAAAAATTGTCCAATCATATCGTGATTGTCGGCTATGGCATGACCGGCAAGAGTGTTGCCCTTGCTGCAGAACTCTCCGGCATACCTTTTACCGCTATCGATCTTGACCCTGAAGTTGTTGAACGGGAACATGTTGCGGGAAACCGGAAAAATATCATTTTTGGGGATGCTGTTCACCGGGAGATCCTGGAACATGCCGGGATTCGCGAGGCCCGGGCGCTTGTCATTGTCATTCCGGAAGAGAATGTTGTTCCGGGGATAATTCATCTTGCGCGGGAGATCTCTCCCGATCTTTACATAATTGTCCGGACCCGGCATGTGAGCGGTGTCCGGGGGCTTCTGGATGTCGGGGCCGATGAGGTAATACCTGAGGAGTTTGAGGCCTCGGTGAGTATCTTTGCCTGCGTGCTGGCAAAATATGCCCTGACGGGAAAGGAGATTGATAACCTCACAAAAAGGATCCGGGCCGGAGGTTACCGGCAGTTCAACCGGGCGACCGCTCCGGGTCTCTCTGCTGCAGGGCAGTTAACCGATGAATCAGGAGGTGTCCGCATTCATACCGTAACGGTTGCTCCCGATTCACCGGCTGCAGGAAAAACCCTGCGTGAACTGGATGCCACAGCCCGTTATGGTGTGGGGATACTTGCTATCCGGCGCAGGGATGCAACAATAACATCACTTCCGTCGGAACTCCTGCTGGAACCGGGTGACCTGCTCGTCCTGAACGCAACTGATGAAGCGTTCAAAAAATTCCGGGTTGTTGTTCTCACAAAGAGCCCTGCAGATGAACCCGGCCCTACCTGA
- a CDS encoding L-lactate permease codes for MDLVFQFFLAILPILVIFIGLVALRWSGTLMGVFGWLLSVVVAILFFQTSPEIALYASWAGVLSSFGISLMVFFTILQVTMMDVTGAIGRITAYIKSIAAERYEQIMILNVGFGSFLVSIGATPVTMLPPIMLALGFSPIAAIALPCLGYDPLTSFSLLAVPITIPAAAFGFDAKALGCSVALFLPVISTGIALGMLWVADGLDGVKKGFSTAVIAGLTLGLSAIVFVTVLPASAIGLVGVFSGLVTIGVLFLLRALRKKPVISEPSPARSDNTPGMPLWKAAFPWILLVIFAVLISIPFIQSGLYNFLGPIQKIPVVANKIIDLKLLNQAYFWVLISTIIAAPLLVRTRDEGKKILSLWLRRAWAPTLAAMVFFAIAYVMDWSGQSVINGTLGFLPGADAFNMNAVIGLSLALFFGIGFPLISPMLGLLGAFISGSEASSNVMFYGILHKSSEVLDLNFIQVYAAHAVAGGVASGVAVAKIVNAAAVIDKLGLEGEVIRKVAPVAIALTILTGAMLCVMLVI; via the coding sequence GTGGATCTTGTTTTTCAGTTTTTTCTTGCCATTTTGCCCATACTTGTGATCTTTATCGGCCTTGTCGCCCTGCGATGGTCCGGTACGCTGATGGGCGTTTTCGGGTGGCTGCTCTCGGTTGTCGTTGCCATACTCTTCTTCCAGACCTCACCGGAAATCGCTCTCTATGCTTCCTGGGCTGGAGTCCTTTCATCGTTTGGTATCTCGCTGATGGTCTTTTTCACTATCCTTCAGGTCACCATGATGGATGTTACGGGTGCGATTGGCCGGATAACTGCGTATATCAAATCCATTGCGGCCGAGCGCTACGAACAGATCATGATCCTGAACGTGGGTTTCGGTTCTTTCCTGGTATCTATCGGGGCTACACCGGTAACAATGCTTCCCCCCATCATGCTTGCGCTCGGGTTCTCTCCGATTGCCGCCATTGCACTTCCCTGTCTCGGGTACGACCCGCTCACCTCCTTCTCGCTCCTTGCCGTGCCTATCACCATTCCGGCAGCTGCATTCGGATTCGATGCGAAAGCGCTCGGCTGCAGTGTTGCGCTCTTCCTGCCGGTCATCTCGACCGGCATTGCCCTTGGCATGCTCTGGGTTGCTGACGGCCTTGACGGGGTGAAGAAAGGTTTCTCCACAGCGGTCATTGCAGGGCTGACGCTTGGTCTCTCCGCAATCGTCTTTGTCACCGTCCTGCCGGCATCGGCCATTGGTCTTGTAGGGGTGTTCTCGGGCCTTGTTACGATTGGTGTACTCTTCCTCCTGCGAGCCCTTCGCAAAAAACCGGTCATTTCGGAACCCTCTCCGGCGCGGTCGGACAATACTCCCGGTATGCCCCTCTGGAAAGCTGCGTTTCCCTGGATACTGCTTGTGATCTTCGCGGTTCTCATCAGCATTCCCTTCATCCAGTCCGGGCTGTACAATTTCCTTGGACCCATCCAGAAGATCCCGGTTGTTGCCAACAAAATTATTGATCTCAAACTTTTGAACCAGGCCTACTTCTGGGTGCTCATCAGCACCATCATTGCCGCACCACTTCTTGTCCGGACCCGCGATGAAGGAAAGAAGATCCTCTCGCTCTGGCTCCGCCGGGCCTGGGCCCCGACCCTTGCTGCCATGGTCTTCTTTGCCATAGCCTATGTCATGGACTGGTCCGGCCAGTCCGTGATCAACGGGACGCTCGGGTTCCTCCCGGGTGCCGATGCTTTCAACATGAACGCCGTGATCGGCCTTTCTCTTGCCCTTTTCTTCGGGATCGGATTCCCTCTCATCAGTCCGATGCTCGGTCTTCTTGGGGCTTTTATCTCCGGCAGCGAAGCCTCCTCCAACGTGATGTTTTACGGGATCCTCCACAAGTCCTCCGAGGTCCTTGACCTGAACTTCATCCAGGTATATGCGGCCCACGCGGTTGCCGGCGGGGTTGCGTCCGGTGTCGCGGTTGCAAAAATTGTCAATGCCGCAGCGGTCATCGACAAACTGGGACTGGAGGGAGAAGTTATACGGAAAGTTGCACCGGTTGCAATAGCCCTGACAATCCTGACCGGAGCGATGCTCTGCGTGATGCTGGTAATCTGA